The following are from one region of the Stanieria cyanosphaera PCC 7437 genome:
- a CDS encoding Mo-dependent nitrogenase C-terminal domain-containing protein, which yields MNVKEYTAKNIFFSGWINNNQQKNKSLSKFDIFSPLRQWLNELEICDRILAHRLCQLIPTQCPFERKIKLFGKTIIRIPPLCKLNPLYEEVVALRFRAICYLADQCGEDVSCYC from the coding sequence ATGAATGTAAAAGAGTATACAGCAAAAAACATTTTTTTTAGCGGTTGGATTAACAATAATCAACAAAAGAACAAAAGCTTGTCTAAATTTGATATATTTTCCCCTTTGCGTCAATGGTTAAACGAGCTTGAAATTTGCGATCGCATTTTGGCTCATCGTCTTTGTCAATTGATTCCAACTCAATGTCCTTTTGAAAGAAAGATTAAATTATTTGGCAAAACAATTATTCGTATTCCTCCTTTGTGTAAACTAAATCCTCTCTATGAAGAGGTAGTAGCTTTACGTTTTCGAGCGATTTGTTATTTAGCCGATCAATGTGGTGAAGATGTTAGCTGTTACTGCTAA
- a CDS encoding zinc ribbon domain-containing protein produces the protein MLKHDKGGKKLLSERIHNCPACGYITNRDVAAAQVIRNKGLVAVGHPVNQNACGGR, from the coding sequence TTGCTCAAACATGACAAAGGAGGTAAAAAACTTCTAAGTGAAAGAATTCATAATTGTCCTGCTTGTGGATACATTACCAACAGAGATGTAGCAGCAGCCCAAGTAATCAGAAATAAGGGACTAGTAGCGGTGGGACATCCCGTGAATCAAAACGCTTGCGGAGGACGTTGA
- a CDS encoding response regulator, with the protein MLKQTEVNDSLLIKESQNPTIKIIIVDDQELSCKLLQIALESEPDLEIIGIANNGETALELISQLHPDIVLIDIEMPKMDGITTTQKINQSFPDTKVAIITSHNSKEYINQSLKAGAKGYLLKDTPSKELADAIRFINKDYLQFGPGLFQTIDHEVSEILTNNDEVSKNNTELVLSPNKLPSPSQEDWSLATKDLLDALPRVWTKGLFYLLIMFTAVVLPWSILAKVDETGMARGKLEPKAKIIELDAPVAGTVVAIDVKEGESVKAGQVLLEIESDVMRADLEQLEEKLTGQLNQATQLELLQNQQSLSLQTQQQQNQAQQLEKQAQIEQAKQSLDALKAVYQTQKAEKQAQIEQVQQALKSSQAAHRLAEISLKGSQDKASRYRQAFKDGVIPEDRLQEIEQQAKENQERLTQAVSDVKQTHSRLEEQQNSYDQLIKQSESDLKQAQLRLQEQERSYQSLVHSGQLALLKAEEQLKDLESQITTLNSEIAQNKSQIASLKFQLKQRVIKAPANGTIFDLPISGKGAVVQQGEEVIKIAPEHSPLVLRAKMTPTESGFLKVGMPAKIKFDAYPFQDYGVQAGRVSWISPDSKITETEQGQQETFEIEVELKRSYLEGQNQRINLTPGQTATAEVITRQRRLIDFILDPFKKLQKGGLQL; encoded by the coding sequence ATGTTAAAGCAAACGGAAGTAAATGATTCACTACTGATTAAAGAAAGTCAGAACCCGACGATCAAAATTATTATCGTTGATGACCAAGAACTGAGTTGTAAACTGTTACAAATTGCCCTGGAATCAGAACCAGATTTAGAAATAATTGGGATTGCTAACAATGGTGAAACTGCGTTGGAACTAATTTCCCAACTACATCCAGATATCGTTTTAATTGATATAGAAATGCCTAAAATGGATGGAATTACAACAACCCAGAAAATTAATCAATCTTTTCCTGATACTAAGGTAGCAATTATTACCAGTCATAACTCTAAAGAATATATCAATCAATCTTTAAAAGCAGGAGCAAAAGGATATCTGCTCAAAGATACTCCTTCTAAAGAACTAGCAGATGCTATCCGCTTTATCAATAAAGATTATTTGCAATTTGGACCAGGATTATTTCAGACAATCGATCATGAAGTCTCAGAAATTTTAACCAACAACGATGAAGTTAGCAAAAACAATACAGAGCTAGTTCTTTCTCCTAACAAGCTACCATCACCATCTCAAGAAGATTGGTCTTTAGCTACCAAAGATTTACTCGATGCTTTACCCCGTGTTTGGACTAAAGGATTATTTTATCTGTTAATTATGTTTACTGCGGTAGTCTTACCTTGGTCAATTCTCGCCAAAGTAGATGAAACAGGAATGGCTCGCGGTAAATTAGAACCCAAGGCAAAAATTATTGAACTAGATGCTCCCGTAGCTGGAACAGTAGTAGCGATCGATGTTAAAGAAGGAGAATCTGTTAAAGCTGGACAAGTTTTATTAGAAATTGAATCAGACGTAATGCGTGCTGATTTGGAACAGTTAGAAGAAAAACTTACTGGTCAATTAAATCAAGCAACTCAGCTAGAATTACTGCAAAATCAACAATCTTTATCTTTACAAACACAACAACAGCAAAACCAAGCTCAACAATTAGAAAAACAAGCACAAATTGAACAAGCCAAGCAAAGTTTAGATGCACTCAAAGCTGTTTACCAAACTCAAAAGGCAGAAAAGCAGGCACAAATTGAACAAGTTCAACAAGCTCTTAAATCAAGTCAAGCTGCTCATCGCCTAGCAGAAATTAGTTTAAAAGGTTCTCAAGATAAAGCTTCGCGTTATCGTCAAGCCTTTAAAGATGGAGTTATTCCTGAAGATCGACTACAAGAGATTGAACAGCAAGCCAAAGAAAATCAGGAACGTTTAACACAAGCAGTTTCAGACGTAAAACAAACTCATTCTCGTTTGGAAGAACAACAAAATAGTTACGATCAGTTGATCAAACAAAGTGAATCGGATCTCAAACAAGCTCAATTACGTTTACAAGAACAAGAACGTAGTTATCAAAGTTTGGTTCATTCGGGACAATTAGCTTTACTTAAAGCAGAAGAGCAACTAAAAGATTTAGAAAGTCAAATTACTACCCTTAACTCAGAAATTGCCCAAAATAAAAGTCAAATAGCTTCCCTGAAGTTTCAATTAAAGCAACGAGTCATCAAAGCTCCTGCCAATGGTACAATTTTTGACTTACCTATTTCTGGTAAAGGAGCAGTAGTACAACAAGGAGAGGAAGTTATTAAAATTGCACCAGAACATTCACCTTTAGTCCTACGAGCTAAAATGACACCTACAGAAAGTGGATTTTTAAAAGTAGGAATGCCAGCTAAAATTAAGTTTGATGCCTATCCTTTTCAAGATTATGGTGTACAAGCGGGTCGCGTTAGCTGGATTTCTCCTGACTCTAAAATTACTGAAACAGAACAGGGACAACAAGAAACTTTTGAAATAGAAGTAGAATTGAAACGTTCCTATCTAGAAGGGCAAAACCAACGGATTAATCTTACTCCCGGTCAAACTGCTACTGCCGAAGTAATTACTCGTCAACGTCGTCTAATTGATTTTATTCTCGATCCGTTTAAAAAATTACAAAAAGGTGGCTTGCAACTATGA
- a CDS encoding peptidase domain-containing ABC transporter, protein MNLELLSESSSQDHLEQQLAQILGVTLSSSELKQCQKAIQIIEPTPGKLFWNSMKSPSGVFLVIKGKIRLLDSNDNLLISLGVGTTFGELTLFTNEFFQSYTVRASFQLQLAYLNEQFLRTLIQKNPQVEQHLYRQALHLDLLLLCRQTYPLKNASLVQLKQIIPLLEFHQLQPGKLADDSLLKQAFWLVRKGELINSAGQKLPSRSFYVPVPKNQTISWRIEQPTELYTLSHANLNVAQLSLPERVEGTTANSNLIKRESNASSLSKTSIVDLPPKFTSSSSSRRKRKPYFPSPTERVGHFWQRLLRRYPFYAQQSSSDCGAACLVMIGRYWNKRFSLNRIRELARVNRSGSSLKGLCTAGETIGFTTRPVKATFSQLAQQKLPAIAHWQSNHYIVVYEVRRKYVIVGDPAIGQRTLTPEEFQADWTGYALLLEPTVLLKETQESATAFWQFWELVKPHKLVLLEVFVASLLIQLFALVTPLLTQLLLDRVIVQRSSLTLMAVGIGLLIFGLFRVAMTGLRQYFLDHTAQRVDLALIVGFIGHTFRLPLSFFESRYVGDIIARVQENHKIQRFLTGEALSIFLDLLTVFVYVGLMFWYSWQMALLALTIIPPFLGLALIATPFLQKVSREIFTALAKESSYLIEALTGVPTIKSMAVEQRVRWHWEELLNRSIKTTFSGQLISNQLQIFSSTIEVITTTAILWFGAWQVIQNQLTIGQLVAFNMLLGNVITPFQRLTVLWNQLQEVIISIERINDVLDAEPEEDLQNQPRQILTSLKGQISFQNVTFRYHADQENNVIENLSFEVQPGQTIALVGRSGSGKTTISKLILGLYLPTEGKILIDGQDITILSLRSLREQIGVVDQSNFLFGGTIRENISISHPDASLAEVQQAAIQAGAEEFIEKLPLAYETPIGERGGMLSGGQRQRLAIARALLGNPRLLILDEATSNLDAESERIIQNNLNTILQGRTTIIIAHRLSTIRQANVILVLDRGVLVESGTHSQLMAKRGHYFYLNQQQLAVTSDQ, encoded by the coding sequence ATGAATCTAGAGTTATTATCTGAGTCGAGCAGCCAAGACCATCTAGAACAACAACTGGCACAAATTTTAGGGGTAACACTCTCATCATCAGAACTGAAACAGTGTCAAAAAGCTATTCAAATTATCGAACCAACACCAGGAAAACTTTTCTGGAATTCAATGAAATCACCTTCGGGAGTTTTTTTGGTAATCAAAGGAAAAATTAGACTGTTAGATAGCAATGATAATTTATTGATTTCATTAGGGGTAGGAACAACTTTTGGCGAACTAACTTTATTTACTAATGAATTCTTTCAGTCTTATACTGTACGAGCTTCTTTTCAACTCCAACTTGCCTATCTTAACGAGCAATTTTTAAGAACTTTAATCCAAAAAAATCCTCAAGTTGAGCAACATCTTTATCGTCAAGCATTACATTTAGATTTATTATTACTGTGTCGTCAAACTTATCCTTTAAAAAATGCTTCCTTAGTTCAACTCAAGCAAATCATACCTTTACTAGAATTTCATCAGCTACAACCAGGGAAACTTGCAGATGATTCACTACTAAAACAAGCTTTTTGGTTGGTTAGAAAAGGAGAATTAATCAATTCTGCTGGTCAAAAGCTACCCAGTAGAAGTTTTTATGTACCTGTTCCAAAAAATCAAACAATTTCCTGGAGAATTGAACAACCAACAGAATTATATACCCTTAGTCACGCTAATTTAAATGTGGCTCAGTTATCTCTACCAGAACGTGTTGAGGGAACTACTGCCAACTCAAATTTAATCAAACGAGAATCAAACGCCTCAAGCTTAAGCAAAACTTCCATTGTAGATTTACCACCCAAATTTACTTCCTCTTCGTCTTCTCGTCGCAAAAGAAAACCCTATTTTCCCTCTCCAACAGAACGAGTAGGTCATTTTTGGCAACGATTACTGCGTCGTTATCCTTTTTATGCACAACAAAGCAGTTCTGACTGTGGTGCAGCTTGTTTAGTAATGATTGGACGTTATTGGAATAAACGATTCAGTCTCAATCGGATCAGGGAATTAGCAAGAGTTAATCGTAGTGGTTCTTCTCTCAAAGGCTTGTGTACAGCAGGCGAAACAATTGGTTTTACTACTAGACCAGTTAAAGCTACTTTTAGTCAACTTGCTCAACAAAAACTACCTGCGATCGCACATTGGCAAAGCAATCATTATATTGTGGTTTATGAAGTAAGACGTAAGTATGTCATTGTTGGCGATCCTGCCATTGGTCAACGCACCTTAACCCCAGAAGAATTTCAAGCAGATTGGACTGGTTATGCATTGTTACTTGAGCCAACTGTATTATTAAAAGAAACGCAAGAATCTGCTACTGCTTTTTGGCAATTTTGGGAATTAGTTAAACCTCATAAGTTAGTCCTGCTCGAAGTTTTTGTGGCATCTTTATTGATCCAACTATTTGCTTTAGTAACACCATTATTAACCCAACTGTTACTAGACCGTGTAATAGTGCAACGCAGTAGTCTAACTTTGATGGCAGTAGGAATTGGCTTATTGATCTTTGGTTTGTTTCGGGTGGCGATGACGGGATTAAGGCAATATTTCTTGGATCATACAGCACAAAGAGTTGATTTAGCCTTGATTGTGGGATTTATTGGTCATACTTTTCGTTTACCTTTAAGTTTTTTCGAGTCTCGTTATGTAGGAGATATCATTGCTCGCGTTCAGGAAAATCATAAAATCCAGCGTTTTTTGACTGGGGAAGCTTTATCAATTTTTCTTGATTTACTGACTGTATTTGTTTATGTGGGGTTGATGTTTTGGTATAGCTGGCAAATGGCTTTACTAGCTTTAACAATTATTCCTCCCTTTTTAGGTTTAGCTTTAATAGCCACACCTTTTTTACAAAAAGTTTCCCGTGAGATTTTTACTGCTTTAGCTAAAGAAAGTAGTTATTTAATTGAAGCGTTGACTGGTGTACCAACTATTAAATCAATGGCAGTTGAACAAAGGGTACGCTGGCATTGGGAAGAACTACTCAACCGTTCGATTAAAACCACTTTTTCTGGACAACTGATTAGTAACCAACTCCAAATTTTTAGTTCTACGATTGAAGTTATTACTACTACTGCAATTCTTTGGTTTGGTGCTTGGCAGGTAATTCAAAACCAACTCACCATCGGACAGTTGGTTGCTTTTAATATGTTGTTGGGTAATGTTATTACTCCCTTTCAACGATTAACTGTTTTGTGGAATCAATTACAAGAAGTGATTATTTCGATTGAACGAATTAATGATGTTTTGGACGCTGAACCAGAAGAAGATCTACAAAACCAACCACGTCAAATTTTAACTTCTCTCAAAGGGCAAATCTCTTTTCAAAACGTTACCTTTCGCTATCATGCCGACCAAGAAAATAATGTGATCGAAAATCTCAGTTTTGAAGTACAACCAGGACAAACGATCGCTTTAGTAGGACGTAGTGGTTCAGGTAAAACTACGATCTCTAAATTAATTCTTGGTTTGTATTTGCCTACAGAAGGAAAAATCTTAATTGATGGTCAAGACATTACCATCTTATCATTGCGATCGCTTCGTGAACAAATTGGAGTTGTCGATCAGTCTAATTTTCTTTTCGGTGGCACAATTCGAGAAAATATCAGTATTTCTCATCCTGATGCCAGTTTAGCAGAAGTTCAACAAGCAGCGATTCAAGCAGGTGCAGAAGAATTTATTGAAAAACTTCCTTTAGCCTACGAAACTCCCATTGGTGAAAGAGGTGGAATGCTTTCAGGTGGTCAACGTCAACGTCTTGCGATCGCTAGAGCTTTGTTGGGTAATCCTCGTTTACTGATTTTAGATGAAGCGACCAGTAACCTTGATGCCGAATCAGAACGCATTATTCAAAATAATTTAAATACCATTCTGCAAGGTCGTACAACGATTATTATTGCTCATCGTCTCTCAACCATTCGTCAAGCTAATGTAATTCTTGTTCTAGACCGCGGTGTTTTAGTCGAAAGTGGTACTCATTCCCAGTTAATGGCAAAACGAGGTCATTATTTTTATCTTAACCAACAACAGTTAGCAGTGACCAGTGACCAGTGA